In Arcanobacterium wilhelmae, the following are encoded in one genomic region:
- a CDS encoding GNAT family N-acetyltransferase, whose product MIAQRALTLADSAALTKLITACEAAERSQLRTTGVEVQEYFSPGAAHRIQGFFAGPTLVAFSMVRFHDPSSPQMTMSGAVHPDFRRRGIGEHVVRHSIEASSEIASECGLSAWMMRMYVDRANTDLESLLRSFAFHPRESIVSMRKLVGVGEAPELAGAYLRIADLDSAMEEDVARLRRAVFNDAGAWESAGLRWRFGAVDEFSDRPRLVGYLLASRVEGWAAPEALVEELVVEPEWQRRRVGARLLAAAQEGFASEGIGAMSLDLDADSPVYDSFIQLGFSPVAAQRAWDRRFSAQ is encoded by the coding sequence ATGATCGCGCAACGTGCCCTCACGTTGGCCGATTCCGCCGCGCTGACGAAACTGATCACGGCATGCGAAGCGGCGGAACGCTCGCAACTTCGCACCACGGGTGTCGAGGTGCAGGAGTATTTTTCTCCTGGAGCTGCACATCGTATTCAAGGTTTTTTTGCAGGGCCCACCTTGGTCGCGTTTTCGATGGTGAGGTTCCACGATCCGTCATCGCCACAGATGACGATGAGCGGCGCTGTGCATCCAGATTTTCGACGCAGGGGCATCGGTGAGCACGTGGTTCGGCATTCGATTGAGGCAAGTAGCGAGATCGCGAGCGAATGCGGCTTATCGGCGTGGATGATGCGCATGTATGTGGATCGCGCAAACACAGATTTAGAATCCCTCCTGCGGAGTTTTGCTTTTCATCCCAGGGAATCGATCGTCTCGATGCGAAAGCTTGTTGGAGTGGGCGAAGCGCCAGAACTTGCAGGAGCGTACCTCCGGATTGCCGACCTGGATTCGGCGATGGAAGAGGACGTGGCGCGTCTACGCCGAGCAGTTTTCAACGACGCCGGAGCGTGGGAGAGCGCGGGGCTGAGGTGGCGTTTCGGGGCTGTGGACGAGTTCTCCGATCGGCCCCGGCTGGTGGGATACCTGCTCGCTTCGCGAGTCGAGGGATGGGCTGCGCCGGAGGCGCTGGTTGAGGAGCTTGTGGTAGAACCCGAGTGGCAGAGGCGGCGCGTGGGTGCACGTCTCCTCGCCGCCGCTCAAGAGGGGTTTGCATCTGAGGGGATTGGTGCGATGAGCCTCGATCTAGATGCGGACTCGCCGGTTTACGATTCGTTCATTCAGCTGGGGTTTTCGCCGGTCGCGGCACAGCGCGCGTGGGATCGGC